The following nucleotide sequence is from Mesobacillus jeotgali.
TCGGCAACTGCCTGAATATGCCTTTCTACATAATCCTGTCTGTCAGAATCATGGACACGATGGTCATCTGATACGTAATCATCAAACGCCGAACCATTTTCGGTAATATAGATTGGCAGATTCGTATATTCCTTGCGCAAGCGGTGTATCAGCTCTTTAAATTCAGCCGGTGATATATCCCATCCCATTCCTGTCTTCGGATAATCCGAGTATGCACTCTTGAACAGGAAGTCCGATGCTGCATTGAATTCAACAAGACTTCGATTATAATAGTTGATTCCAAAGAAATCACATTCTACTGAAATCTTCTCCAAGTCGCCTTCCTGGATAAAGTCGAAGGAATGGACATATTTGGAGAACAAATTCATCATGTCAACCGGATAATGACCTTTAAGCACAGGATCCAGGAACCACCTGTTCGTGTAGCCATCCGCATTATTGGCAGCCAACTGATCATTGGCAGAATTGCTTGCCGCGTACATCGGTGACAGGTTCAGCGTAATGCCGATCGGAGTTGTGGAAGCAAATTTCCCTTTAAGCAAGGAAACCGCCTCACCATGGGACAGAAGCATATGGTGGACAGCTTTCAACGCCTCTTCCATATTGGTATGGCCTGGCGCATGTACTCCCTGATGGTAACCAAGGAATCCTGCGCACCATGGCTCATTATGGGTGATCCACATTTCTACATGCTCATCAAGTTCCTCAAAGCATTTCTCTGCATACTCCATGAACCAATCTACGGATTCTCTGTTTGTCCAGCCGCCCTTTTCATGTGCCCACATTGGCAAATCCCAATGATAGAGTGTAACAGCAGGCTTGATTCCATTTTCAATCAGTCGGCTAATAAGCTTCTTATAAAAGTTCATTCCAGCTTCGTTATACTTGCCCTGCTCGGGGAAAATCCTTGGCCAGGCAATCGAGAAACGATAGGAGTCCACACCAAGTGTCTTTAAAATTTCTACATCCTTCTCATATAAGTGGTAATGGTCACAGGCGACATCCCCGTTATCCATATTGAAGACCTTGCCGGGAGTACGCGAAAATGTATCCCAAATGGAAAGACTCCTGCCGTCTTCTTTATACGCCCCTTCAATCTGATAGGAAGATGTAGCGCTTCCGAAAATAAAATCTCTTGAAAATCTAGTCATCTATTTCTCACCTCAAATGTTATTGGTCTTCTCTCTTGTAAACTTTGATGTAATCAACTGTCATTCGCTGTGGGAACTGGGTTGTTTCATCCGGATATCCAGGCCATTTCCCCCCGACAGCAAGATTCAGCTGGAGGTAAAATTCTCGATCAAAAGGTGCAAAACCAGGCTGCTGTTCCTCTGATTCCGAAGCCTTGCTGAACCATTCACTCTGCCTTGCATACAGGACATCATCTACATACCATCTGAATTCGCCTGGTTCCCAATCAAGGGTGAAGACATGAAAATCATCAGAGAATTTTTTACTGTCAGGAAGCGTATAATTTTCACCTGTATATGTGTGAGGCATGCCGTAATGCAGCGTTCCATAAACCGTACCAGGCTGATGGCCGATCAGCTCCATGATGTCAATTTCCCCGCAGGCAGGCCATCCAGTATACTTTTCCATATCCTCTGGCATCATCCAGATTGCTGGCCAGATTCCCTGGCCTTCCGGCAATTTAGCTCGAATCGAAAATCGCCCGTATGTCCAGGCTGCCTTGCCTCTGGTCGTCAATTTAGCGGATGTATAATCCATCCCGTTGTACTCTTCATTCCTGGCCTCAAGAACGAGCATGTCATTTTCAATCCGCGCGTTTTCATTTCGTCTTGTATAGAACTGGGATTCTTCATTCCCGAACCCAGTGCCGGCCTCAACAAAATTCCATTTGTTTTCATCTATTTCAGAAAGACTAAAGTTCTCTTCCCAAACTAATTTCCACTCTGCTTCAGCTTTTGAAAGCGTCATCATTTCTTTGTGTAATTTCCCATGATTTTTTGAGTCCACCTAAACTGCCCCCTTCTGACATACTGATTGCTTCGAACAAAACATATCTCAATTCCTATTCTACCTTTGACAGCCAGGCATCTTGAGATAGAGAATTTTGTTTAGGGTGTCAATATTTTAGAAGAGCGTAGTTCCCTGTGAAAATGCTTCCAAAAACTCCTAAAAACGGGTGATTTTTTAGAAACGTCTGGCGGGAGATGTTAAAGAAGGATGAAAAAGGAATATGGGGATGCTTCGGATAAAACGAAGCTGCTCTGACGAGTTTTTGTCCGAACTTGGGGTGACTTCGGACATTATGAATCCTCATCGAAGATCTTTTGTCTGAACTTCGGGTGCTTAAGCAAATGGAGTCACATACGAGATAAAAAATACCCAATCAGAATTATAAGCAGTACTTTTGCAACCTCCGTCTTGAGATTTCAACGATAACTTTAAAAACTGAAAAAGAGAGCCAATTCGGCTCTCTTCATCCATTCATTTCCCGAAATTCTTTTGGTGAAATTCCTTCGACTTCCCGGAACACTCTCGCAAACTGCTTTGGGTTCTTGTAGCCGACCATCTCACTGATTTCCAGTATTTTAAAATCCGTCTCCTTCAACAGCCGCTTGGCACTTTCTACTCTGACCATTTTTAGATAGTCAACGAAGTTTTGTCCAATATACTCCTTGAACATATGGCTGAAATAGGAGTAATTCAATGAAATGTAATTCGCAACTACGGCTAGATTCAAGTCCTTATGGTAATTTTCCCTTATATAAGCAATTGCCCTATCCATGTACTTTTGCTCTGAATACACTGCTTTTACCTGTTTATTGTATTCATGGATTCTCATCAACAAATCCTCGAGAGCATGGAAGTATTCATGGAAGTTGTCAA
It contains:
- a CDS encoding GH1 family beta-glucosidase; translation: MTRFSRDFIFGSATSSYQIEGAYKEDGRSLSIWDTFSRTPGKVFNMDNGDVACDHYHLYEKDVEILKTLGVDSYRFSIAWPRIFPEQGKYNEAGMNFYKKLISRLIENGIKPAVTLYHWDLPMWAHEKGGWTNRESVDWFMEYAEKCFEELDEHVEMWITHNEPWCAGFLGYHQGVHAPGHTNMEEALKAVHHMLLSHGEAVSLLKGKFASTTPIGITLNLSPMYAASNSANDQLAANNADGYTNRWFLDPVLKGHYPVDMMNLFSKYVHSFDFIQEGDLEKISVECDFFGINYYNRSLVEFNAASDFLFKSAYSDYPKTGMGWDISPAEFKELIHRLRKEYTNLPIYITENGSAFDDYVSDDHRVHDSDRQDYVERHIQAVAELNEEGMNIAGYYLWSLLDNFEWAFGYDKRFGITYVDFETQERILKDSGYRYAEIIRNRSI
- a CDS encoding glycoside hydrolase family 16 protein, with translation MDSKNHGKLHKEMMTLSKAEAEWKLVWEENFSLSEIDENKWNFVEAGTGFGNEESQFYTRRNENARIENDMLVLEARNEEYNGMDYTSAKLTTRGKAAWTYGRFSIRAKLPEGQGIWPAIWMMPEDMEKYTGWPACGEIDIMELIGHQPGTVYGTLHYGMPHTYTGENYTLPDSKKFSDDFHVFTLDWEPGEFRWYVDDVLYARQSEWFSKASESEEQQPGFAPFDREFYLQLNLAVGGKWPGYPDETTQFPQRMTVDYIKVYKREDQ